One segment of Mycobacterium spongiae DNA contains the following:
- the recC gene encoding exodeoxyribonuclease V subunit gamma — MALHLHRAQRTDLLADGLGALLSDPLPDPFAEELVLVGARGMERWLSQRLSHVLGSGAGSDGVCAGVSFRSPSSLIAEITGTGHNDPWSPEALTWALLEVIDTSLNEPWCQTLAQHLGHFHNGAEAELRHGRRYAVARRLAGLFTSYARQRPQLLAAWTDGDVDRLDADLTWQAHLWRLLVAKVPADPPHIRHAKTVSRLREAPSDLPARLSLFGHTRLAIADIELLDALAAHHDLHLWIPHPSDDLWRALAGSYGAVSRREDTTRHGAKHPLLQTLGRDLRELQRVLPVRRSTDECLGLAPERATLLGWLQSDIAANAVRPGGRVPATGDRSVQVHACHGPARQIDVLREVLLGLLADDPTLQPRDVVVMCPDIETYAPLIVAGFGLGELPGDSHPAHRLRVRLADRALSHTNPLLGVADELLTIAGSRVSATQVLNLASAAPVRARFGFTDDDLDIVTAWVRESGVRWGFDAPHRKPYGLDHIISNTWRFGLDRILTGVAMSDDSRAWLGTALPVDDVGSNRVELAGRLAEYLDRLQSAVDSLDGVRSLTEWITALTAGVAQLTQVSSDGIWQPSQLRREFATILAEADFRQTTALRLADVRALLTGHLAPRPTRANFRTGTLTVCTMVPMRSVPHRVVCLVGLDDGVFPRQALDDGDDVLARQPMTGDRDIRSEDRQLLLDAVCAATETLVITYTGADEHTGHPRPPAVPLAELLDTLDKTTARPVRTRLVVEHPLQPFDIRNVTPGELVPERPFTFDPSSLLAARAAAGERHRAQAFLSELLPEPTHADIAVADLLSFFRDPVKGFFRELDLTLPAEVDEVKDEIPVEIDNLEQWAAGDRMLRDMLRGLDAGAAAEAEWRRGTLPPGQLGWRKAREIRTAAAGLAAEALRHRRGEPQAYDIDVALDDGRRITGTVTPVFGTRTVSVTYSKLGGRRLLESWIPLLALKAENPDLDWTALCIGRSSKGSRRTAHREHPMEQRLLGAPASPRETLQDLVRLYDAGRREPLPLPLRTSYAWADARKTGRDPVKVAGWRWHSQNNYRGEDAEPAHERVWGPRARLDVLLGAPHPGEDVAGEDTRLGALAVRLWLPLLRSELSTSELR, encoded by the coding sequence ATGGCGCTTCATCTGCATCGTGCCCAGCGCACCGATCTGCTCGCCGATGGGCTCGGTGCCCTGCTGAGCGACCCCCTGCCCGACCCGTTCGCCGAGGAGCTGGTCCTGGTTGGCGCCCGCGGCATGGAACGCTGGCTGAGCCAACGGCTTTCGCATGTGCTGGGATCCGGTGCCGGCAGTGATGGAGTGTGCGCCGGCGTGTCCTTCCGCAGTCCAAGCTCGTTGATCGCCGAGATCACCGGCACCGGCCACAACGACCCCTGGTCGCCGGAAGCCCTCACCTGGGCACTGCTGGAAGTCATCGACACCAGCCTGAACGAGCCATGGTGCCAGACGCTGGCACAACATCTGGGCCACTTCCACAATGGGGCTGAGGCAGAGCTGCGTCACGGCCGCCGCTATGCGGTGGCGCGCCGGCTCGCCGGCCTGTTCACCTCGTATGCCCGGCAACGCCCCCAACTCCTGGCCGCCTGGACGGACGGCGACGTCGACCGCCTCGACGCCGACCTGACCTGGCAGGCCCACCTTTGGCGGTTGCTCGTCGCGAAGGTCCCCGCCGATCCCCCGCACATCCGCCATGCAAAGACCGTGTCCCGGCTCCGCGAGGCTCCCAGCGACCTGCCGGCCCGGCTGTCGCTCTTCGGCCATACCCGGCTGGCAATCGCAGATATCGAACTGTTGGACGCCCTCGCGGCGCACCATGACCTGCACCTGTGGATACCGCACCCCAGCGACGACCTGTGGCGCGCGCTCGCCGGCAGCTACGGTGCGGTGTCGCGACGGGAGGACACCACCCGACACGGCGCAAAACACCCGCTGCTCCAGACGCTGGGCCGCGACCTGCGCGAGCTGCAGCGGGTGTTGCCGGTCCGCCGCAGCACCGACGAGTGCCTGGGGCTTGCCCCGGAGCGAGCGACCCTCCTGGGCTGGCTGCAATCCGACATCGCTGCCAACGCGGTCCGGCCGGGCGGTCGCGTGCCGGCCACCGGCGACCGATCCGTCCAGGTCCACGCTTGCCACGGCCCGGCCCGCCAAATCGACGTGTTGCGCGAAGTCCTGCTCGGGCTCTTGGCCGACGACCCGACGCTTCAGCCCCGAGATGTCGTGGTGATGTGTCCCGACATCGAGACCTATGCGCCGCTGATTGTCGCCGGTTTCGGCCTAGGAGAGCTTCCGGGCGACAGCCACCCGGCCCACCGACTGCGAGTCCGGTTGGCCGATCGCGCCCTCTCGCACACCAACCCGCTGTTGGGCGTCGCCGACGAGCTGCTCACGATCGCCGGCAGCCGGGTCAGCGCCACGCAGGTTCTCAACCTCGCTTCGGCTGCGCCGGTACGCGCCCGCTTCGGCTTCACCGACGACGATCTCGACATCGTCACGGCATGGGTCCGCGAGTCCGGTGTCCGCTGGGGCTTCGACGCGCCGCACCGCAAGCCGTACGGACTCGACCACATCATCTCGAACACATGGCGTTTCGGGCTCGACCGAATCCTTACCGGGGTAGCGATGTCCGACGATTCGCGGGCATGGCTGGGCACCGCGCTGCCGGTCGACGACGTTGGCAGCAATCGGGTCGAGCTGGCCGGCAGATTGGCCGAGTACTTGGACCGGCTGCAATCGGCGGTCGACTCACTCGACGGCGTCCGATCGCTGACCGAGTGGATCACCGCACTGACCGCGGGCGTCGCGCAATTGACTCAGGTGAGTTCCGACGGCATCTGGCAGCCGAGCCAGCTGCGGCGTGAGTTCGCAACTATCCTGGCCGAAGCCGACTTCCGCCAGACCACTGCGCTGCGGCTGGCCGACGTGCGCGCACTGCTGACGGGGCACCTGGCCCCGCGCCCGACCCGCGCCAACTTCCGCACCGGCACCCTGACCGTATGCACGATGGTCCCCATGCGCTCTGTCCCACACCGAGTGGTTTGCCTCGTTGGGCTAGACGATGGCGTATTTCCACGGCAGGCACTCGACGACGGCGACGACGTACTCGCTCGGCAGCCGATGACCGGCGACCGCGACATCCGTTCCGAAGACCGGCAGTTGCTGCTCGATGCGGTGTGCGCCGCCACCGAGACACTGGTCATCACGTATACCGGCGCCGACGAACACACCGGGCATCCGCGTCCGCCGGCAGTGCCATTGGCTGAGCTGCTCGACACCCTGGACAAGACCACGGCGCGGCCGGTACGCACCCGCCTGGTGGTCGAACATCCACTGCAGCCCTTTGACATTCGGAATGTGACTCCCGGCGAACTGGTGCCCGAGCGGCCCTTCACCTTCGACCCGAGTTCACTGCTGGCGGCCAGAGCCGCCGCGGGAGAACGGCACCGAGCCCAGGCCTTCCTATCCGAACTGCTGCCCGAACCCACCCACGCCGACATCGCCGTGGCCGATCTGCTCAGCTTTTTCCGTGACCCAGTCAAAGGGTTTTTTCGCGAGCTCGACCTCACGCTGCCGGCCGAGGTGGACGAGGTCAAAGACGAAATACCTGTCGAAATCGACAACCTGGAACAGTGGGCGGCTGGCGACCGCATGCTGCGCGACATGCTGCGCGGCTTGGACGCCGGTGCGGCGGCCGAGGCCGAGTGGCGACGCGGAACCTTGCCGCCAGGACAGCTGGGCTGGCGCAAGGCACGAGAGATCCGCACCGCGGCGGCTGGGTTGGCCGCCGAGGCCCTGCGGCACCGCCGCGGCGAACCGCAGGCCTACGATATCGACGTTGCGCTCGACGACGGGCGGCGAATCACCGGTACGGTGACACCGGTATTCGGCACCCGCACGGTGTCAGTCACCTACTCCAAGCTCGGCGGAAGACGACTGCTCGAGTCGTGGATTCCGTTGCTGGCGTTGAAGGCCGAAAACCCCGACCTCGACTGGACCGCGTTATGCATCGGACGCTCCAGCAAGGGTTCCCGGAGAACCGCGCACCGCGAGCATCCTATGGAACAACGCCTCCTGGGCGCGCCCGCCAGTCCGCGCGAAACCCTGCAGGATTTGGTGCGCCTCTACGACGCCGGTCGTCGCGAACCGTTGCCGCTTCCACTCAGGACGTCCTACGCGTGGGCTGACGCCCGCAAGACCGGCAGAGATCCAGTGAAAGTCGCAGGCTGGCGCTGGCACTCGCAGAACAACTACCGCGGCGAGGACGCTGAGCCGGCTCATGAAAGAGTTTGGGGCCCAAGAGCTCGGCTCGACGTCCTGCTCGGTGCACCCCACCCCGGCGAAGACGTCGCGGGTGAGGATACCCGGCTGGGCGCGCTCGCTGTGCGACTGTGGTTGCCGCTGCTGCGGTCCGAACTCTCGACCTCGGAGCTGCGTTGA
- a CDS encoding cytochrome P450, whose amino-acid sequence MTPEEAFDAAMRYENRANPYPFFDELRKTPVARVANGVYAVTGYDELITLAHDPRVSSDTRKVRPLAPPNDPEYQAPNLDESLVEMMDAYDRDPSFIASDPPDHDRARRQCMRFFGPPHSPNLIPSQEPLCQQIVNGLLDRALDKAPHKTRIDVVDEFAYPLPVNVICRIMGVPIEDEPQFHAWIVDIMAGIFDLGPEIETEEGHGRQEKGQAANIALTKYIVELAEKAAKTPGPGMISQLVHDDGPDGRMSASEIVNNTILLFVAGHDSTVNLISHCVLTALRNPWSIELLRSRPELVPGAIEEVLRLQSSVQFFPTRSALADIEIAGTTIPRGAPIYLMYGAANRDPRRFANPNEFDPQRPDNEHVGWGRGIHVCFGGPLARLEVNTAFDAFLRRVENPRLVEDPPPYRISQVFRGPRHLLIDYDRIQPEA is encoded by the coding sequence ATGACCCCCGAGGAAGCCTTCGATGCCGCGATGCGGTATGAGAACCGTGCTAATCCCTATCCGTTCTTCGACGAGCTCCGCAAGACGCCGGTCGCCCGAGTTGCCAACGGTGTGTATGCCGTGACCGGATACGACGAGCTGATCACCCTGGCCCACGATCCCCGGGTGAGTTCGGATACGCGCAAAGTTCGCCCGCTCGCGCCCCCCAACGACCCCGAGTACCAGGCTCCCAATCTCGATGAGTCGCTGGTCGAGATGATGGACGCATACGACCGGGATCCCAGCTTTATTGCGTCGGATCCGCCCGACCACGACCGGGCACGCCGGCAGTGCATGCGCTTTTTTGGACCACCGCATTCGCCGAACCTGATTCCCAGCCAGGAGCCGCTATGCCAGCAGATTGTCAACGGGCTGCTGGACAGAGCCTTAGACAAAGCCCCGCACAAGACCCGTATCGACGTTGTCGACGAGTTCGCCTATCCGCTTCCAGTCAATGTGATCTGCCGGATCATGGGCGTGCCGATCGAGGACGAGCCGCAGTTTCACGCCTGGATCGTCGACATTATGGCGGGCATTTTCGACCTCGGCCCGGAGATCGAGACCGAAGAGGGCCACGGCCGGCAAGAAAAAGGTCAAGCGGCCAACATTGCACTCACCAAATACATTGTGGAGCTGGCCGAGAAAGCCGCGAAGACACCAGGGCCGGGAATGATTTCCCAACTAGTGCACGACGACGGACCTGACGGGAGAATGTCAGCGAGCGAGATCGTCAACAACACGATCTTGCTGTTTGTCGCAGGACACGACTCGACTGTCAATCTGATCTCGCACTGTGTGCTGACGGCGCTGCGCAACCCCTGGTCGATCGAGTTGCTGCGCAGCCGACCGGAACTGGTTCCGGGCGCGATCGAGGAAGTGCTGAGACTGCAGTCGTCGGTGCAGTTCTTCCCGACGAGATCGGCATTGGCCGACATCGAGATTGCCGGTACTACCATCCCGCGAGGCGCGCCCATCTACCTCATGTACGGCGCCGCCAACCGAGATCCGCGACGCTTTGCAAACCCCAACGAGTTCGACCCCCAACGCCCTGACAATGAGCACGTCGGCTGGGGCCGCGGGATTCACGTCTGCTTTGGTGGCCCACTAGCCCGGTTGGAAGTCAATACGGCATTCGATGCGTTTCTCCGCCGCGTGGAGAACCCGCGCCTGGTCGAGGACCCACCGCCCTACCGCATCAGCCAGGTATTCCGCGGCCCGCGACATCTCCTCATCGACTACGACCGCATCCAACCCGAGGCCTGA
- a CDS encoding NAD(P)/FAD-dependent oxidoreductase translates to MTIDGDRFKEKGRIVIVGASLAGLRAAEGLREEGFRGQLTIIGDEPDEPYDRPPLSKQVLAGWVAADHTKLPRMRKLDAQWQLGVAATALDRANQLVRLADGSEVVGDRLLIATGVRSRKWPNPAEAALAGVHTLRTSADAARLQTALAARPRRVLIIGSGFIGSEVASVCRELGLDVTVAERGPAPLSGPLGGVIGAIAAEMQRAAGVDLRTGVSVLALEGDAGGHVRRARLSDGSTLDVDVVVTSLGSIRNVEWLDGAGLAAGPWGVGCDAGCRAFDINGLVTNHIFVAGDIARAPHVLYDYEFLAMEHWDNAVLGARVAAHNMVCDEVDRWAHLLIPQFWSGQFGVNIKSVGVPSFGDEIVFTQGSVKQRRFAAAYGHQGRIVGAVTFNHGKWIDHYRDQIARSGPFPPHPPGFDFPENMGVLPADFPAAGVSTETADVVLTGHNPGERQAEFRPRRP, encoded by the coding sequence TGCGGGAAGAGGGTTTCCGGGGCCAACTGACCATCATCGGCGACGAGCCGGACGAGCCCTATGACCGGCCTCCGCTGTCCAAGCAGGTTCTGGCGGGGTGGGTGGCCGCCGACCACACGAAATTGCCCCGGATGCGCAAGCTGGATGCCCAGTGGCAACTCGGGGTCGCCGCGACCGCACTGGATCGCGCCAACCAGCTGGTGCGGCTGGCTGACGGCAGCGAGGTGGTGGGCGATCGCCTGCTGATCGCCACCGGTGTGCGGTCGCGGAAATGGCCCAACCCTGCCGAAGCCGCGCTTGCGGGCGTGCATACGCTACGCACGAGTGCCGACGCCGCGCGGCTGCAGACGGCGTTGGCCGCTCGTCCGCGCCGGGTGTTGATCATCGGTTCCGGGTTCATCGGTTCCGAGGTGGCGTCGGTGTGTCGCGAGCTCGGCCTGGACGTCACCGTGGCCGAAAGGGGCCCAGCTCCCTTGTCCGGTCCGCTCGGCGGGGTGATCGGCGCGATCGCCGCCGAAATGCAGCGCGCGGCGGGGGTGGACCTGCGCACCGGGGTCTCGGTGCTGGCGTTGGAGGGCGACGCGGGCGGGCACGTGCGGCGGGCGCGGCTGTCCGATGGCAGCACGCTCGACGTGGATGTGGTGGTGACGTCGTTGGGATCGATCCGCAACGTCGAGTGGCTCGACGGAGCCGGATTGGCCGCCGGCCCTTGGGGAGTCGGTTGCGACGCCGGGTGCCGTGCGTTCGATATCAACGGCTTGGTCACCAATCACATCTTCGTGGCCGGCGACATCGCCAGGGCGCCGCACGTGCTCTATGACTACGAGTTCCTGGCGATGGAACACTGGGACAACGCCGTGCTGGGGGCCCGCGTTGCCGCCCACAACATGGTCTGCGACGAAGTCGATCGTTGGGCACACCTCCTGATCCCTCAATTCTGGTCCGGTCAATTCGGTGTCAACATCAAATCCGTTGGGGTGCCGTCCTTCGGTGACGAGATTGTCTTCACCCAGGGCTCGGTCAAGCAGCGGCGATTCGCCGCGGCCTATGGTCACCAGGGACGCATCGTGGGTGCGGTTACCTTCAATCACGGCAAGTGGATCGACCACTACCGCGACCAGATCGCGCGCTCGGGTCCCTTCCCGCCGCATCCGCCGGGCTTTGACTTTCCGGAAAACATGGGTGTGCTACCCGCTGACTTCCCCGCGGCTGGTGTGTCCACCGAGACCGCGGACGTGGTGCTGACTGGGCACAACCCAGGCGAGCGCCAGGCCGAATTCCGGCCGCGGCGGCCATGA